A single window of Candidatus Cloacimonadota bacterium DNA harbors:
- a CDS encoding M42 family metallopeptidase has protein sequence MEKELRKFFTDLVEAPSPSGFEQPAQDVYRRFVKKYTNDIKTDVHGNVIALRKGKGKLKTMICGHVDEIGFMVNYIDNEGFVYVRPVGGIDANLLPGLRVNIYGAKGIVRGIFGKKAIHLMSDEDLKKGTKLSDLWIDIGAPNKKEAEKRIEVGDIVTFSPGLETLHKDVITTKATDNKVGVFVAGAILHYLAQEDIVTNLYSVSAVQEEIGMRGARTSAFGIDPDVGIAIDVTTSSDHPDTDKKKIGDIAIGKGPVIAVGPNINPKVFDLLKEAAKKEKIKFQIEVESRATGTDANAIQVTRAGVATGLVCIPNRYMHSPNEVISLKDLDDTAKLIAGFIRLINDKTNFIPGGK, from the coding sequence ATGGAGAAAGAACTACGCAAATTTTTCACTGATCTAGTAGAGGCACCCAGTCCTTCAGGATTTGAACAACCGGCACAGGACGTTTACCGTCGTTTTGTTAAGAAATATACCAATGACATCAAAACTGACGTACATGGCAATGTAATCGCTTTACGTAAAGGAAAAGGTAAATTGAAAACCATGATCTGTGGTCATGTTGATGAAATCGGTTTTATGGTGAATTATATCGATAACGAAGGTTTTGTTTATGTCAGACCGGTTGGTGGTATTGATGCCAATCTTTTACCCGGTTTAAGAGTAAATATCTACGGAGCAAAAGGGATAGTACGTGGTATTTTTGGTAAGAAAGCAATACATCTAATGTCTGATGAGGATTTGAAAAAAGGAACCAAGCTTTCCGATTTATGGATTGATATCGGTGCACCAAATAAAAAAGAAGCAGAGAAAAGAATTGAAGTTGGAGATATTGTGACCTTCTCACCTGGTTTGGAAACGCTCCATAAAGATGTAATCACAACAAAAGCAACTGACAATAAAGTTGGTGTCTTTGTTGCTGGAGCTATTTTACATTATTTAGCCCAAGAGGATATAGTAACTAACCTCTATTCTGTTTCTGCAGTTCAGGAAGAGATTGGAATGCGGGGTGCAAGAACAAGTGCCTTTGGTATAGATCCGGATGTGGGTATAGCAATCGATGTCACAACTAGTTCAGATCATCCCGATACCGACAAAAAGAAGATCGGTGATATTGCTATAGGTAAAGGACCGGTAATTGCAGTAGGACCAAATATCAATCCCAAGGTCTTTGATCTTTTAAAAGAGGCAGCTAAAAAGGAAAAGATAAAATTCCAGATCGAAGTGGAGTCAAGAGCTACGGGAACAGATGCCAATGCAATTCAGGTGACCAGAGCTGGTGTTGCTACCGGTCTGGTCTGTATTCCAAACCGTTATATGCATTCTCCCAATGAAGTAATATCTCTGAAAGATCTTGATGATACGGCAAAACTAATAGCCGGTTTCATAAGATTGATCAATGATAAAACCAACTTTATACCGGGTGGTAAATAA
- a CDS encoding cupin domain-containing protein, with protein MKVVSHKEVTLEDVNVEGAKGTKIRWLISQKDSAPNFALRLFEVEVGGFTPYHSHSFEHEVYVLEGEGVFVTEEKEYPFKKDDVIYADPDMKHQFRNAGQTTLKFLCAVPIDYPKPKQEEEKPYKTVNPFAAGKVNNC; from the coding sequence ATGAAGGTAGTATCACATAAAGAAGTTACCTTAGAAGACGTTAATGTCGAAGGAGCTAAAGGTACAAAAATCCGCTGGTTGATTTCGCAAAAGGATAGTGCCCCTAATTTTGCCCTGAGATTATTTGAGGTGGAAGTAGGTGGCTTTACACCCTATCACTCACACAGTTTTGAACATGAGGTTTATGTTCTTGAAGGAGAAGGGGTCTTTGTTACAGAGGAGAAGGAATATCCATTCAAAAAAGACGATGTTATATATGCAGACCCTGATATGAAACATCAGTTCCGTAATGCAGGTCAAACCACTTTGAAATTCCTTTGTGCTGTTCCGATTGATTACCCAAAACCAAAACAGGAAGAAGAAAAACCATATAAAACTGTCAATCCCTTTGCAGCCGGTAAAGTAAATAATTGCTAA
- a CDS encoding ferritin family protein, with translation MDKEQFLGLIDLAIHREIEAFEFYSKVAASFENRGLTTIFSELAAEEQGHRNLLESFRANPEKHFEIKAPEHDFKLAEETELPPLSIDMKPADAFALAMKKEQQAAEFYQDLAKRTIDEQVKDMCYNLANMELKHKQKIENAFVDVAYVESF, from the coding sequence ATGGATAAAGAGCAATTCCTTGGCCTGATTGATCTGGCTATTCATAGGGAAATAGAGGCATTTGAGTTTTACAGCAAAGTTGCAGCTTCTTTCGAGAACAGAGGATTAACCACGATTTTTAGTGAATTGGCAGCAGAAGAGCAGGGACACCGTAATCTGTTGGAGTCTTTTCGTGCCAATCCGGAAAAGCACTTTGAGATCAAGGCACCGGAACACGATTTCAAATTAGCCGAAGAGACTGAATTACCTCCACTATCAATTGATATGAAACCAGCAGATGCCTTTGCCTTAGCAATGAAGAAGGAACAGCAGGCAGCAGAATTTTATCAAGACTTAGCAAAACGAACTATAGATGAACAGGTCAAAGATATGTGCTATAATCTTGCCAATATGGAGCTTAAACACAAGCAGAAGATAGAGAATGCGTTTGTTGATGTGGCTTATGTTGAATCATTCTAA
- a CDS encoding DNA alkylation repair protein, which produces MKQSIVIKEIRDYLKLKSDKKLIEKYSKFFKEGYDSYGICTEVFNSLLKTMLDKYILISDLDEVLSLGNELFASGKYEEGSLAISFISALRKRESKLAKKKPYPNSQLLLEFDRKVFHQLQIWFDKWILNWAHTDITCSELLGKMLIDNNITIKDFSQWKKSSSKWTRRAVPVSMIALLKVQKDLSPLLNYIDIMMMDTERPVQQGLGWFLREAWKKQPATVEKFLLKWKKTAPRLIFQYASEKMDKEQREKFRRSKKKLA; this is translated from the coding sequence ATGAAACAAAGTATAGTGATAAAAGAGATAAGAGATTATCTCAAACTAAAGAGTGACAAGAAACTGATCGAGAAATATTCTAAGTTTTTTAAGGAAGGATATGATTCTTATGGAATCTGTACAGAAGTGTTTAATTCATTACTTAAGACTATGCTTGATAAGTATATTCTGATTAGTGATTTGGATGAGGTGTTGTCTCTTGGTAATGAACTTTTTGCTTCTGGCAAATATGAAGAGGGGAGTTTAGCTATATCTTTTATTTCAGCATTAAGAAAGAGAGAAAGTAAATTAGCCAAGAAAAAACCTTATCCTAATTCTCAATTGCTATTAGAATTTGATCGTAAAGTATTTCATCAACTTCAAATCTGGTTCGATAAGTGGATATTAAATTGGGCTCATACAGACATTACCTGTTCTGAGTTACTAGGGAAAATGCTGATCGATAATAACATCACTATCAAGGATTTTTCACAGTGGAAAAAATCAAGCTCTAAATGGACAAGACGAGCAGTTCCAGTGAGTATGATAGCGCTATTAAAAGTTCAGAAAGATTTATCACCATTGTTGAATTATATTGATATTATGATGATGGATACTGAAAGACCTGTACAACAGGGATTGGGTTGGTTTCTCAGAGAAGCATGGAAAAAACAACCGGCAACGGTTGAGAAGTTCCTCCTCAAATGGAAAAAGACTGCTCCTCGCTTAATATTTCAGTATGCTTCAGAAAAGATGGATAAGGAACAGAGAGAGAAGTTTCGTAGAAGCAAGAAAAAACTTGCTTAA
- a CDS encoding PhzF family phenazine biosynthesis protein, whose amino-acid sequence MIYDVHIINSFTGTNSEGNPAGVVITAEELPATIMQEIASRMSLSETAFIFPLPHKKNEYKIRWFTPVLEVPLCGHATLAAAAFLYKKQLFKSSVVFHSLSGLLRVMREGHRFILDFPLDIPVEYKLPDKLFMAMGIDSYVSCVIGKLTGYILIQLQSERKVAEICPNYPLLKAINPSEAKGITVTATADNPELDFVSRFFDPWAGIMEDPVTGSAHTLLGPYWSAILGKKKMVAKQISPRGGILYLEMRNRERIYIAGNAKIVGQETISVI is encoded by the coding sequence TTGATCTACGATGTTCACATTATAAACTCATTTACCGGAACAAACTCAGAGGGTAACCCAGCCGGAGTAGTAATTACTGCTGAAGAATTACCAGCTACTATAATGCAAGAGATTGCCAGCAGAATGAGTCTATCGGAAACTGCTTTTATCTTTCCCTTGCCACATAAAAAAAACGAGTATAAAATTCGTTGGTTTACCCCTGTCCTGGAAGTACCACTTTGCGGACATGCTACTTTAGCGGCAGCAGCTTTTCTCTATAAGAAGCAATTATTTAAGTCCAGCGTCGTTTTTCATTCTCTTAGTGGTTTATTGAGAGTAATGAGAGAGGGACATAGATTTATCCTTGATTTTCCCCTCGATATTCCCGTTGAATATAAACTGCCAGATAAGCTGTTTATGGCTATGGGTATTGATAGCTATGTTTCATGTGTAATTGGTAAGCTGACAGGCTATATCCTGATCCAACTTCAATCTGAAAGAAAAGTTGCAGAAATCTGCCCTAATTATCCGTTATTAAAAGCAATTAATCCTTCAGAAGCAAAAGGGATTACGGTAACTGCCACTGCTGATAATCCTGAACTTGACTTCGTATCGAGATTTTTTGATCCTTGGGCTGGTATTATGGAAGATCCTGTTACCGGTTCGGCACATACTCTTTTAGGTCCATATTGGTCCGCAATATTGGGTAAAAAGAAGATGGTCGCTAAGCAGATCTCCCCTCGTGGCGGTATTCTTTATCTGGAAATGAGAAACAGAGAGCGTATCTATATTGCAGGTAATGCAAAAATTGTCGGACAGGAAACTATCTCAGTTATTTAA
- a CDS encoding cation:proton antiporter subunit C — translation MILLILIIAVYGLIVSDNLIKKIMCLNIIESTVILTFLTTGYQERAVAPIITDTVANYVDPIPQALMLTAIVIGVCFNSLAIAITVKVFYKYHTIEVSQLHER, via the coding sequence ATGATTCTCCTGATATTGATAATAGCTGTTTATGGTTTGATTGTTTCTGACAATCTAATAAAAAAGATTATGTGTCTTAATATTATTGAGAGTACTGTAATACTCACTTTCTTAACAACCGGTTATCAGGAAAGAGCAGTCGCTCCGATTATTACCGACACTGTAGCTAATTATGTTGATCCGATACCACAAGCGCTTATGCTGACGGCAATAGTTATCGGAGTTTGTTTTAACTCACTGGCTATAGCTATTACAGTTAAAGTATTCTATAAGTATCATACAATAGAGGTTTCTCAGCTCCATGAACGTTAA
- a CDS encoding MnhB domain-containing protein, with amino-acid sequence MIDIRDSEILKTTISKLFPFIIVFSFFLFSYGPISPGGGFQAGVIFGTIIIIFEMCYEKKILSDFFYTIFEYCGVILIILTMLVGLKISGYLFGGLYFINTGSLIFANFFLWLLNFAIFIEVSASIILIFRNFIEWREDEE; translated from the coding sequence ATGATTGATATAAGAGATTCGGAAATATTAAAGACTACAATCAGTAAGTTATTTCCCTTTATTATTGTCTTTAGTTTCTTCCTTTTCTCTTACGGTCCGATAAGTCCCGGAGGTGGTTTTCAGGCAGGTGTTATATTTGGGACTATCATCATTATCTTCGAAATGTGTTATGAAAAGAAAATACTTAGTGACTTCTTTTATACAATTTTCGAGTATTGTGGGGTAATTCTGATCATATTGACAATGTTAGTCGGTTTAAAGATCAGTGGCTACCTTTTTGGAGGGTTGTATTTTATTAACACTGGTTCGCTTATCTTTGCCAACTTCTTTCTTTGGTTACTCAATTTTGCTATCTTTATTGAAGTATCTGCTTCAATTATTCTGATCTTCCGTAACTTCATTGAATGGAGGGAAGATGAGGAGTAA
- a CDS encoding PTS sugar transporter subunit IIA: MVKLLSYFNEEDILEFQEYDDTKVNRALIDHCLEDQDQEIKAKAFSLLGVKKNGKNLDLTKGFALTHIRLDAVDDIKIAIGVFGEKIKFPKNKELLALFCIIIPENKCQTYLSLMAHLTRLLSSKGAAKVFRPGNKKGIIEFIRDFEEY, encoded by the coding sequence ATGGTAAAACTGCTTTCATATTTCAATGAAGAAGACATTCTTGAATTTCAGGAATATGACGATACAAAAGTTAACCGGGCTTTAATAGATCATTGTTTAGAAGATCAAGACCAAGAGATCAAAGCAAAAGCTTTTAGTTTACTTGGAGTGAAGAAAAACGGCAAGAATCTTGATTTAACTAAAGGTTTTGCATTAACTCATATCAGACTTGACGCAGTAGATGATATAAAAATCGCTATCGGAGTTTTTGGAGAGAAGATCAAATTCCCTAAGAATAAAGAGTTACTGGCGTTGTTTTGTATTATAATACCCGAGAATAAATGTCAGACATATCTGAGTTTAATGGCTCATTTAACCCGTCTTTTATCGAGTAAAGGAGCAGCTAAAGTATTTAGACCGGGAAATAAAAAAGGGATCATCGAATTTATCAGAGATTTTGAAGAGTATTAA
- a CDS encoding DUF4040 domain-containing protein, translated as MSYSLSFIHIFMLLATIFVVFSKKLLHSLIFLSLFSMLLALKYLTLRAPDVAITEAALGTGLATVVYLVAIKKTRRR; from the coding sequence ATGAGTTATAGTCTGAGTTTTATTCATATTTTTATGTTATTAGCAACTATCTTTGTCGTGTTTTCTAAGAAGCTGCTGCATTCTTTGATCTTTCTTTCACTATTTAGTATGCTTTTAGCATTGAAATATCTAACTTTAAGAGCACCCGATGTTGCTATAACAGAAGCTGCTTTGGGTACGGGATTGGCAACAGTTGTATATCTGGTAGCAATAAAGAAAACGAGGAGAAGATAG
- a CDS encoding monovalent cation/H(+) antiporter subunit G: protein MVIAYFFIVIGLIIMFFGILGMIILPNFLLRIHSSTKCGVTGAINILIGFMFYSLELDFLLRMGLIMIFLFFTAPIIAHSLAVFHLQGRNIDQEDQE from the coding sequence ATGGTGATAGCTTATTTCTTTATAGTTATTGGGTTGATCATAATGTTTTTTGGTATCTTGGGAATGATCATACTGCCAAACTTTCTATTAAGAATCCATTCCTCAACAAAGTGTGGAGTTACCGGAGCAATAAATATTCTTATCGGGTTTATGTTTTATTCTTTGGAACTCGATTTTTTATTGAGAATGGGCTTGATCATGATCTTTCTCTTTTTTACAGCTCCAATTATAGCACATTCCTTGGCAGTTTTTCATCTGCAGGGAAGAAATATTGATCAGGAGGATCAAGAATGA